The region AGGTGCTCCTCAAATGCATAAGCCTGGTCAGCGGCAGCCTTCAGCAGCAGGCTCACGGAGATGGGGTTGAAGATCGTACCGAAAGGGTTTACTAGCACATCCACCTTGTGCTGCTGCAGCTTGCTGCCGATCACCTCGGCAAAGCAGGAGCCAACGGTAAGCACCTTGTGCTGCAGAGCCAGGTCGAGGCAAGAGTGAGATACCTGTACTTCGGTCCGGAACATACTTTATTCTGATATAGAAAGTTAGACAAACGAACTTTTGACAAAGGACAAAAGACTTTTTGATATTATGAAACGGGCAAGGCTTAGAGTAGGATAGAAGTGTTGGATTTTTTTGGCTAGGAGGTACAAAGTATTTTTCCTCATCTCCGGCAACATCCTGTATTTTCCTAACCCCACCAACCAGATGCAGGTAAACAAAAAGCGTCCTGCCGGTGGGGCAGGACGCTTTCATTACAGTATTTTCAGGTAGGCTTATTCAGCAACTACGTTGAATTTAACCTGGTGCTTCACCTCTTTGTGCAGGCTCAGCGTGGCTGTGTACTCACCGGCCGTTTTCACGTCCTGGTCAAAAGAGATACGCTTGCGGTCCACATCATATCCTTTTGCCTTCAGGGCTTCTGAAAGCTGGTTGGTCGTCACAGAGCCGAAAATCTTACCAGTCTCACCCACTTTAGCAGGAAGCTCAAGCGTCACATCGCCGATGCTGTTGGCCAGCTCCTGCGCATCGTTCTTGATTTTCTCAGCTTTGTGCGCAGCCTGACGGATGTTTTCAGCCACAACTTTTCTGCTTGATTTGTCAGCGATAACTGCCAGACCCTGTGGGATAAGGTAGTTACGGCCGTATCCTGGCTTTACTTCAACAATGTCGTTCTTGTAGCCGAGGCCTTTAACGTCGTCTTTAAGTATTACTTCCATCGTTCGACCTCCTTATTTTAAAGAATCCGTTACATAAGGTAAAATGGCAAGATGTCTTGCTCTGGCAACTGCCTGAGACACTTTGCGCTGAAACTTAAGGCTGGTGCCTGTCAGTCTTCTTGGGAGGATCTTGCCCTGCTCGTTCACGAACTTCAGCAGGAAGTTGCCATCCTTGTAATCGATATACTTAATACCGCTCTTCTTGAAACGGCAGTATTTCTCACGATTCTCTTGTTTGTGTACTCTTTCGTTAACTAAGCTCATTATCCTTTAACCTCCTCTTTTTTAGCTTGTGATTTGAACTCGCCGTTTCTTCTGCGCTCGTTGTAAGCCACAGCGTGCTTGTCAAGGGCGGTTGTCAAGAAACGAACTACTTTTTCATCACGACGATAAACCAGCTCCAATGCGTCCACTACGTTAGTAGGCGCTTTGAATTCGATCAGGTGATAGAAACCTGTAGACTTCTTCTGGATTGGATAAGCCAGTTTGCGAAGACCCCAGTTTTCTTCGTGGATAACTTCGGCGCCATTTTCCTTTAGCACCTCTCTGAACTTCTCGACCGTTTCCTGCATCTGAGTCTCGTTAAGCAACGGAGTCAGGATGAAGACAGTTTCGTAATTTCTCAATTCCATCGGTTCGATATATGGTTATAAATTTAGCCTGCAAAGGTAAGATGCTAAAATATAATTAGCAATAGTTGCCGCTATAAATAAGTAAAGCACAGCACTTAGTAGGTGAGCAGGGGCACAGGCTATGCGGCCTCTATTCCTTGATGATATATATAGTATGAATTTACTCTAGGTCCCGGGGCTTGGGTCATGTTATGACGCGAGCCATAATGTATACAATGCAATTCCAACATTGTTAAACACAAATAAAAGTGAGAACAAAACAGTGCAATCTTCACTGTTGTTTATTTTTGAAAATATATGAAATTTCTGATGCTGTTTTGGAGTATCGAGAATGCTCTTATTTAGAATTGTTATAAATAAAATGGCTCAGAAAGTACCGTAAAACGGTTTTTGATCGCAAGTGTAGTGGTAATGAGGGGGTGAAGTCGCTGAGGCCAAATAATAAACCTATTATGTTTGATTAATGGAATTCGCATAGTAGATTTGTGCCCATAAAGTAAATTCACCATATCATATACTAAACACAAGTGATCTTGGCTATGGTTAGCTGTATACTTAAAACTCAATCTAAAATTTTGTACACCTTCCTGTTAGCCCTGGTGGTTTCATTCGGTGCTTTCGCTCAGGAGAGTGAGCAGGCAGAGGTAGCCCAAAAAGGTGTTGAGCCGGGTGCTACCGAAGGTGCGGAAGTGTCTACCGGGGACCCAGCGGTTATATCGGCAGGAGAGGCCTTGTTTAAGAACAACTGCGCCGTTTGTCATTCTGCCGGCAGCGACGTTATTGTGGGACCTGGCCTGCAGGGTGTGACAGACAGACGCAGTGAGTCATGGCTGATTAGCTGGACGAAGAACTCTCAGGCGCTTATCCAGTCTGGCGATGCGGATGCAATTGCCATTTACAACCAATTTAATAAGCAGGCGATGCCTTCTTTCGCTTTCTCTGATGATGAGGTGAAGTCTATCCTTGCTTATATAGCGTCTGGTAAGGGTGTTGCTTCTGCTCCGGCAGCGGGAGTGCCTGGCGCCACAGCAGGTGAGAACGTAGGTACGGATGCTATCGGTTCTGCCGGAGCCATCGGAGGTTACCTGGATATTGTGCTGGTGGTGTTGATCATCGTGCTGATCGTGCTGGTGGTAACGCTGTTGCTGATCACATCGCTACTGAAGAACTACCTGAACAAGAATCGACAGCTGAACGAGTATGACGCTGAGGTGGTAAACCAGCGCTTTGACTTCTCTAAGATATACAAGTCCAAGGCTGTTCGTACCCTGGTGGTGCTGATCTTCGTGGTGGTGCTGCTCGACCTAACAATAGATAAAGTAATGGGTATTGGCATACAGCAGGGCTATGCGCCTAAGCAGCCAATTGCCTTCTCGCATAAACTGCACGCCGGCGAGCACCAGATTGACTGTAACTACTGCCACACAACCGTGTACGAAAGCAAGAGTGCCAGCATTCCATCAGCAAACATCTGTATGAACTGCCATAGCCAGATCAAGACAGAGTCGGCTGAGATTCAGAAGATATACAAAGCCATTGAGCGCAACGAGCCTATCCAGTGGGTGCGCATCCACAACCTGCCGGACCTGGCGTACTTTAACCACTCGCAGCATACGCAGGTGGGCGGTGTAGAATGCCAGACCTGCCACGGCCCGATTCAGGAAATGGAAGTGGTTTACCAGTATTCTCCTCTTACCATGGGCTGGTGTATAGATTGCCACCGCGAAACACCATTGAACACAGAAGGCAATGGATACTACGATAACTTGGTGGAACTGCACGAGGCTTCTTCGAAAGGTGCTTTCACAGTGTCCTCAAACGGTGGTGCGGAGTGCTCTAAGTGCCACTATTAATCAATCTCTATTTCAATTAAGTATTCGAGTTTTCTAGATATAATATGCAAGACAGAATAAAATACTGGAAAGGAATTGAGGAGCTGGAAAATGCTCCGGAATTCGAGAAGCATGCTCATAACGAGTTTCCAGAATTCCTGCCGATTAACGAAGTGGAGGGGGGAGAGTCTGCTTTGAACGGTAAGACGCGCCGCCGCGACTTCCTGAAACTACTAGGTTTTAGCATGGCAGCCGTGTCGCTGGCTTCTTGCGAGGCGCCGGTGCGCAAGGCAATTCCATACCTGAACAAGCCGGTGGACGTGGAGCCAGGTGTAGCCAACTGGTATGCCTCCACTTTCTACCAAGGCGGCGACTACAACAGCATTCTTGTAAAAACCCGCGAGGGCCGTCCGATCAAAATAGAGCCAAACCCAAGCTCAGGGCTGACGCCACTAGGCACAAGCCCGAAAGCGCAGGGGTCTCTTCTCGGTCTGTATGATGTGAACCGCCTGCGTTTTCCGTTGATTGCCGGGAAAGAAGCAAAGTGGGAGGAGGTAGATAAGCAAATTAAGTCTCGCCTTGCCAACGTAAATGGCAAAGTGGCTTTTGTCTCCTCTACCATCATCAGCCCGACCACACAGAAACTGATCAACGAGTTTGGTGCTCGCTTTGCCAATTTCGAGCATGTAACCTATGACGCTAACTCCGCCTCAGGTCTGCTTCAGGCCAATGGAGGGGTTATACCTGGTTATGACTTCAGCAAGGCCAACATCATTGTAAGTATAAATGCTGACTTCCTGGGAACATGGGTAGCTCCGATTCCTTTCGCTAAGCAGTATATCCAGACAAGGAAGCTTAATCCTGATAACCCAACGATGTCGCGCCACTACCAGTTCGAGACAATTCTGTCGCTGACTGGTTCCAATGCCGACGTTCGTGTGCCTATCAAGCCTTCTGACGAGGCTGCCGTGGTTACGGCTCTGCACAACGCCATCACAGGGCAGGGTGCTTCTAGCTCAGTTGTAGATGCCAAAATCCTGGCAGCTGCTGTAAAAGACCTGCAGGCTAACAGAGGCAGAGCATTGGTAGTATCTGGCTCCAATGATCCAGGTGTACAGGCAATGGTGAGAGCCATCAATAATGCCTTGGGCGCTGAAGGCTCTACCATCAACACAGAGGCACCATTCTTCACTAAGCAGGGCAACGATGCGGACATGATCCGCCTGATAGAGGAAATGAACGCTGGCTCTGTAGGTGCCGTGTTCTTCTACAACGCAAACCCAGTATACGACCATCCGCTTGCTGCCAGAGTAGCGAGTGGCCTAAAGAAAGTGGGCTTGAAGGTTACCTTTGCCGACAGGGTGGAGGAAACTGCCAAATTTGCGGACTTCGTGACACCAGATCATCATTATCTGGAGTCCTGGAACGACTTTGAGCCGAGAAGAGGCTTCCTGAGCTTAGCACAGCCGGCAATCAGCCCGGTGTTCACAACCCGCCAGATGCAAGACAGCCTGCTGGCGTGGAGCGACCAGAAGACGGACTTCTATGAGTACCTGCGCAATAACTGGAGATCGGTTGTAGGCGGTAACTTTGACCAGGCTTGGGAGAAGGCAGTGCATGACGGCGTGTTGGAGAACGGCACAAGCCTGCTGCGGGTAAAGACAACTGCCGCGGCTGCCCCTACTGCTGTAAGGAAAGTACAGCCGGCTGCTATTGAGGCTGTAGTGTATGAAAAAGTAAGCATTGGCACCGGTGAGTTCACCAATAACCCTTGGCTGCAGGAGCTTCCTGATCCGGTGTCGAAGGCAACCTGGGGTAACTATGTTGCCATGCCTCGCCTGATGTCAGAGGAGATGGGCGTAGTACAGGGAGACGTGCTGAAGGTAACCTTCGCCAACAATGAGAGCATTGAGTTGCCGGCGCTCGTTCAACCTGGTCAGGCCAACGGAACGGTGGCCATTGCCATGGGGTATGGCCGAGACCTGGAGGCGATGCCAGTTGCGAAAGGTTTGGGCGCGAACGCCTTTCCTATAGCAACGGTGAACGACAACGTGGTATTGTATACCAGCGGAGTTAAGCTTGAGAAAACAAATGCTACCTCTCCGATTGCACAAACACAGACGCACCATACGATCATGGACCGCATTGTGGTGCAGGAGAACACCCTGGCTAAGTATAAGGAGACTCCAAATGAGGTAACAACATACGTTCGCATTGCTACGCACGAGGGACCTGTAAAACCGGCTACTATCTCTCTTTGGGATGATTATGAGTACAAGAACCACCATTGGGGCATGGTCATCGACCTGAACTCCTGCATTGGTTGCGGTGCCTGTACCATGAGCTGTAACGTGGAGAATAACATTCCGGTGGTAGGAAAAGCCGAGGTGCTGATGCGCCGCGAAATGCACTGGATGCGTATTGACAGGTACTACAGTGCCAAGGAGCATGAGGCAAAAGACTACGCTGAGATGGAGCACCCTGCAGATAACCCATCGGTTATCTTCCAGCCAATGCTTTGCCAGCACTGTAACCACGCGCCATGCGAGACTGTTTGCCCGGTAGCCGCTACCATGCACAGCTCGGAAGGTATCAACCAGATGGCCTACAACCGCTGCGTAGGTACACGTTAC is a window of Pontibacter kalidii DNA encoding:
- the rpsR gene encoding 30S ribosomal protein S18; its protein translation is MSLVNERVHKQENREKYCRFKKSGIKYIDYKDGNFLLKFVNEQGKILPRRLTGTSLKFQRKVSQAVARARHLAILPYVTDSLK
- the rplI gene encoding 50S ribosomal protein L9, with the translated sequence MEVILKDDVKGLGYKNDIVEVKPGYGRNYLIPQGLAVIADKSSRKVVAENIRQAAHKAEKIKNDAQELANSIGDVTLELPAKVGETGKIFGSVTTNQLSEALKAKGYDVDRKRISFDQDVKTAGEYTATLSLHKEVKHQVKFNVVAE
- the rpsF gene encoding 30S ribosomal protein S6, whose amino-acid sequence is MELRNYETVFILTPLLNETQMQETVEKFREVLKENGAEVIHEENWGLRKLAYPIQKKSTGFYHLIEFKAPTNVVDALELVYRRDEKVVRFLTTALDKHAVAYNERRRNGEFKSQAKKEEVKG
- a CDS encoding cytochrome c3 family protein, with translation MYTFLLALVVSFGAFAQESEQAEVAQKGVEPGATEGAEVSTGDPAVISAGEALFKNNCAVCHSAGSDVIVGPGLQGVTDRRSESWLISWTKNSQALIQSGDADAIAIYNQFNKQAMPSFAFSDDEVKSILAYIASGKGVASAPAAGVPGATAGENVGTDAIGSAGAIGGYLDIVLVVLIIVLIVLVVTLLLITSLLKNYLNKNRQLNEYDAEVVNQRFDFSKIYKSKAVRTLVVLIFVVVLLDLTIDKVMGIGIQQGYAPKQPIAFSHKLHAGEHQIDCNYCHTTVYESKSASIPSANICMNCHSQIKTESAEIQKIYKAIERNEPIQWVRIHNLPDLAYFNHSQHTQVGGVECQTCHGPIQEMEVVYQYSPLTMGWCIDCHRETPLNTEGNGYYDNLVELHEASSKGAFTVSSNGGAECSKCHY
- a CDS encoding TAT-variant-translocated molybdopterin oxidoreductase — encoded protein: MQDRIKYWKGIEELENAPEFEKHAHNEFPEFLPINEVEGGESALNGKTRRRDFLKLLGFSMAAVSLASCEAPVRKAIPYLNKPVDVEPGVANWYASTFYQGGDYNSILVKTREGRPIKIEPNPSSGLTPLGTSPKAQGSLLGLYDVNRLRFPLIAGKEAKWEEVDKQIKSRLANVNGKVAFVSSTIISPTTQKLINEFGARFANFEHVTYDANSASGLLQANGGVIPGYDFSKANIIVSINADFLGTWVAPIPFAKQYIQTRKLNPDNPTMSRHYQFETILSLTGSNADVRVPIKPSDEAAVVTALHNAITGQGASSSVVDAKILAAAVKDLQANRGRALVVSGSNDPGVQAMVRAINNALGAEGSTINTEAPFFTKQGNDADMIRLIEEMNAGSVGAVFFYNANPVYDHPLAARVASGLKKVGLKVTFADRVEETAKFADFVTPDHHYLESWNDFEPRRGFLSLAQPAISPVFTTRQMQDSLLAWSDQKTDFYEYLRNNWRSVVGGNFDQAWEKAVHDGVLENGTSLLRVKTTAAAAPTAVRKVQPAAIEAVVYEKVSIGTGEFTNNPWLQELPDPVSKATWGNYVAMPRLMSEEMGVVQGDVLKVTFANNESIELPALVQPGQANGTVAIAMGYGRDLEAMPVAKGLGANAFPIATVNDNVVLYTSGVKLEKTNATSPIAQTQTHHTIMDRIVVQENTLAKYKETPNEVTTYVRIATHEGPVKPATISLWDDYEYKNHHWGMVIDLNSCIGCGACTMSCNVENNIPVVGKAEVLMRREMHWMRIDRYYSAKEHEAKDYAEMEHPADNPSVIFQPMLCQHCNHAPCETVCPVAATMHSSEGINQMAYNRCVGTRYCANNCPYKVRRFNWFAYANNDKFGFNEPMNNDLGKMVLNPDVTVRGRGVMEKCSFCVQRVQLGKLEAKRENRRPKDGEIVTACAQSCPTEAIVFGDMKDPESRISKILSRQQGERAFHVLEELNVQPNVTYLTKIRNLA